From the genome of Naumovozyma castellii chromosome 7, complete genome:
CATATTAGAAACGCTCCGACACGACTCATGGAGGAACTTGGTTATTCTAAAGGTTATAAGTATAACCCAGACTTTGTTGATGGTAAGGTGAAACAAGAATATTTCCCGGAAGAAGTGCTTAAGAAGTGTCCCAATAGgaatgaattaaaatttctGACGGGTAAACATCTTGGTAAAAAGGTCGACCCCGATCTTAAGAATAATGCTAATATTTAAAACTCcgattatttatttttttatttatttatttatttatttatttatttaacaCATATGAAAGCATATATGTGTACTCTTTTGAACTCCTGTGTGGAATTTACCATATTATAATTGTGTTTTATAATACTTAGAAAGTTCCATCTTTGCTAATTGGAACTCCACCCTTGCATGATTTAAAGCCCTTAAATCTGCTTCCAGATACACATTAGAATGATCCAACTTCATTTTGGCAGGTTGGAATACAATATCCTTCTTATTGACACCCTTGGGCAATTTTCCAAGCAATACATTTTCGTCAGGAAACGAATCCTCCGATTTCTGACTTATATCCTGAATTCTCTCACAAACCCAAGCGATTCTTTGCAACCCGAGGGATGCAGACGAACCTTTCAAGAAGTGTCCCAATTCattcagtttcttcaaatcctGACCGTGATTCAACTCTTCTTCGATCTCTGCAAACGTCGTGTTGGCCTGGTCAATATATTGGAGTATCAGGTTCCGAGAGAATTCGGAGTCATCCTCATCCATCTGTATTATTTCGTTTAGGATTGTCCAATCAATGACTTCATTTGGTATTGGACGGGTCATGTTCATCATTGTTAAGCGAGTGTATGTATATGTGTGCTGTGTTGTGTGTTGTCTGTGTCTTACTGTTTCAAATACGTTGAGGATAACTAGTTGATACGTAGTGTTTTTTGTACTGGCAAGTAGATCACTGTTTCTTAAGAGATACAGATGAGGAGTGATTTACGAAGAAAAAAGCTCAGAGGGATTCGTCAGGGGAAGAGAAGGTAGGATATTTCCCGGGAATGTTAGAATGTGTGAAGGTTTATCCTAGCCAATTCCAAGAAGGCAATGGAACATTGCCCCGCACTGGATTCCCTAGAGAAGTCAAGTCAAGAGGGGAGCAGTTCAACCAAGAGACCCTGTTCAATTCTGTTCGATGCTCGAGTCGATGTACACTCCTCACCCTCACGTACGTACGTACGTATCTACACTGTCTACCCCACAACAGATCACGTTATTCCAGTCCTATTCTGTTCTATTCAGCTCTGGTCCCATTACGTATGTTGTGTCTATCCGGATGACGAAATTTCCAGCCCCCAGATCTGAATTCCACTTTATTTAGGTAAGCAGGCATGCACAATACACAACACAATTAGATTGACACACTACAGCAcacaagaacaagatgcTACTGCCTGCCAGACCCTCACTATCGACACCACTCGTCCTATTCCTCATAACATGCGGTTCCTGTCTGTATTTCGTTTGGATCCTCACGCATCCGCAACACCAGGGAATCAAACTCCCCGTCATGACGACGTTCCCTCAACTTATATCCATCAGGGACCCTCATGAACGGTTGCTGTTTATCGGGGATGTGCATGGGCAATACCATGAGTTGAAGAAACTGCTGCGTCGTGAAGTGGACGCAAGGGAGAACACTACAGTGGTCCTCGTGGGAGATTTCATCACAAAGGGTCCCAGGAACAAAGAGGTGGTTTCATTTATATTGGAGAATAAAGACAAGGTGAAATGTGTTTTCGGAAACAACGAGATCCTGGCTTACCTTGCCATGGTGAACCCGTTGTACCCATCCAAGAGACAAAGAGGTATTAAAGTCCCCCTACAGTTCACCTCGGAGAAGAGTTTTATTCCTGAGGATTGGACCAAGATCAGTAAGAAACATAAGGATGTGGTGAAGGAGGTTGGagtgaagaaattggtCGAGTTGGCTAATCATTGTTCCGTGGCGCTGGAATTCGATTTGGAATTGACAGGTCAAAACATGTTTGCTGTGCATGCTGGAATGCTGCCCGGTGACTTTATGAACAATAACCCGAGGGGTCATGTGCATGCTTCCGTTGCTGCATTGACTGATATGAAATATGTGGACGAGGAGGACTGGTCCTATACTTCAAGAACTGGGGAAGAATTCAAACAGAGTATCAGATGGTACAAACTATGGGATAGGTATGGGGAAACATTTGAGAATGTAACCGTGGTTTATGGTCATGATGCTAGCAAGGGTCTTAACATAAGGAAATATACCAAGGGGTTAGATACCTCATGTGTGCAGGGGGGCAAGTTATCTGCCTTGGAGTACAAATATGAACCGGACCATGCCCATTACAAGGAACGTCTAATCCAGCTGGATTGCTGAGAGACACATATACACAAACATTATACAGACATACATAGAGACACATTTATATAGAATATGCATATTTAACTCGTAGAAATCACGACGCAAATTAATAACAGACGCGGACCCGTACGAAGTGAGCAAATCTGATataaaaaacaaaaaaacaCAAAAAACCGAAAATTTGAACACAAACAAAACAGCACCTAAACACCATCGTCTCGAAAACCCAATACCCAAACAGTAGTCTTCTGTAATACTCAAAGCTGGAAACGCGACCCTAATTCACGATTAATCAATAAAACCCATCActtaattcaaatattaaCGTGATTTACACTACAACAATTACAGTTATTGAGGTGTAAGAATGTCAAGTCCTCAAAATTTCGAAACTGCACAACAGTACATGGATTCTCTCTCTGATAGTAATAACAGTCACATGGagaatcaacaacaacaggaCGCGTCCCCTAATGCGAATGGCAATGGTGCAGTGACGACGGAAGAAACCAACGTCGATCCATCAATCACAAATGTAAAGATGGAGGGAACAAATAACGCTGATGCTGATATTACAATTGCCCTTCCTGCAACACAAGATGTAAACAATGACAGTAATGGGACTGCAGCGGCTGATAAGGATGGAAATTctccaaataatgaaacgTCGACCTCCACTGGAGAAAATCCACAAAAGGATCAAAATGCTACCCCTGTAGCCATTAGTACTTTATTTCAAGGtatgaattttttcatGAATCGTAATAATGATGCCCATGATTCAGCTCATGATGTCGATCAATTAGCTCGTCTTATTATGGCTCATAGTGGGAACGTATTAGCTTCTTTACCAGAGGATACAACTGATGTTTCAAATGTATATGTCATTTCTCCCTATAATGATACTAAATTACCAACTGTGACGCCCACTTATATTAAGGCATGCGTGTCAAATAACACtcttttaaatattaatcaTTATTTGGTTCCATATGATGAATTCCGTTCTGTTATTGACACGCAATTACAATCAGAGactaataatgatgatgatcatGTTGATCATGACGAGGCATCaaaaaagagaaatttatttgaagcTGATCCTGAAGAGGCTACTCAATTGAATTCTACTGAACCTCAAGGGACTTCCACTCAACTACCACAGGATAATAAAACTGCCAGTAATCCTACAACAATAAGTGCACAACCAGAAAACAATCAAGAAGCTAATAATGCTGCTCAACAGCAAACAGAAGAACAATTACGTCTTTTACAAGAACATGCACAAGAAGTGAATCAACAAGCTGAACCATCAAATGTATCAGATGAAGACGTAAATTATGAAGAAAGAGCCTACATGATGAGAGCTGCTTTACCATCTCATAATAAAGCTTCATTTACTGAGGCAGAAGATGAATTTATCTTAGACGTTGTGAGGAAGAACCCAACAAGACGTACCACACATACTTtatatgatgaaatttcacATTACGTTCCAAATCATACGGGGAATTCTATTAGACATAGATTCCGTGTCTATTTATCAAAGAGGTTAGATTATGTTTATCAAGTGGATAGTTATGGGAAGTTAGTTCGTGATGAAAATGGTAATCTAATAAAGACCAAGACGTTACCACCATCaattaaaaagaaatttacaGCTGATGAAGATTATATTTTAGCATTAGCAGTAAAGAAGCAATTTTATCGTGATTTATATCAAATTGATCCTGATACGGGGACAAATTTAATCAGTAATGAAGATTCTCCTACTGCAATtgcaagaagaaatatgacTATGGATCCAAATCATGTTCCTGGTAATGAACCAAgttttaatgattttagAGTTAATGATCGTAGAGGTCCTGTAGCTAGAGaattttttaaatcatTTGCAGATGCTAATGTATCTCATAGTGAGAATGCCTGGAGAGAtagatttagaaaatttttgtTAACATTTGGTGTGGATCAttatattgaatattttgaacaagAAACCAATGCTGGTAGGAAACCAGAACCCATGAAGAACTTAACTAACAGACCTAGAAGGAAGGCAGGTATAACGCCTGGTAATTATAATTCCGCAATTAAGAGGCAGAGAGCCTATTCCATTTCTAAAGCTGTTCATGATCAGAATAGTAATATATCCAATGCTGCTGTAGTTGCAGCTGCTAATGCTGCCTCTGGAGATAATACAGATACACATTCCACCCCATCATATCCAATACCAGAgaatgaattattagatgaagagACTATGAATTTCATTTCtaatttaaagaatgatTTATCCAAATTAGAGAGTAATAATAGTggcaataataataatctaCCCTTTGAATATTCACCTGAAATTGCAGAGGCAATTCGtaatgattttgataacGAAggtaaagaatttgataatatcgATCCTGATACGATAAAATTTCCACCTGAAATTGCCACAATTGATCTTTTCttaccaatttttttccaatttggatCTACTAGAAACTTCCTTGAAAAAGTGGAAAATGTTATTAAGAGAGATTATGAACCATCACAAGCTGAAAAATTGGTGGAAGATTTATGTGATGAAGCAGGTGTGCGTAGAGGGTTCAGTACTAGTATCTTGACTGCGTTATCTGGTGATTTAATGATCTTTCCTCGTTATTTCC
Proteins encoded in this window:
- the NCAS0G01460 gene encoding uncharacterized protein (ancestral locus Anc_2.27); amino-acid sequence: MMNMTRPIPNEVIDWTILNEIIQMDEDDSEFSRNLILQYIDQANTTFAEIEEELNHGQDLKKLNELGHFLKGSSASLGLQRIAWVCERIQDISQKSEDSFPDENVLLGKLPKGVNKKDIVFQPAKMKLDHSNVYLEADLRALNHARVEFQLAKMELSKYYKTQL
- the PPN2 gene encoding putative serine/threonine-protein phosphatase (ancestral locus Anc_2.28), translating into MLLPARPSLSTPLVLFLITCGSCLYFVWILTHPQHQGIKLPVMTTFPQLISIRDPHERLLFIGDVHGQYHELKKLLRREVDARENTTVVLVGDFITKGPRNKEVVSFILENKDKVKCVFGNNEILAYLAMVNPLYPSKRQRGIKVPLQFTSEKSFIPEDWTKISKKHKDVVKEVGVKKLVELANHCSVALEFDLELTGQNMFAVHAGMLPGDFMNNNPRGHVHASVAALTDMKYVDEEDWSYTSRTGEEFKQSIRWYKLWDRYGETFENVTVVYGHDASKGLNIRKYTKGLDTSCVQGGKLSALEYKYEPDHAHYKERLIQLDC
- the RAP1 gene encoding DNA-binding transcription factor RAP1 (ancestral locus Anc_2.29) — encoded protein: MSSPQNFETAQQYMDSLSDSNNSHMENQQQQDASPNANGNGAVTTEETNVDPSITNVKMEGTNNADADITIALPATQDVNNDSNGTAAADKDGNSPNNETSTSTGENPQKDQNATPVAISTLFQGMNFFMNRNNDAHDSAHDVDQLARLIMAHSGNVLASLPEDTTDVSNVYVISPYNDTKLPTVTPTYIKACVSNNTLLNINHYLVPYDEFRSVIDTQLQSETNNDDDHVDHDEASKKRNLFEADPEEATQLNSTEPQGTSTQLPQDNKTASNPTTISAQPENNQEANNAAQQQTEEQLRLLQEHAQEVNQQAEPSNVSDEDVNYEERAYMMRAALPSHNKASFTEAEDEFILDVVRKNPTRRTTHTLYDEISHYVPNHTGNSIRHRFRVYLSKRLDYVYQVDSYGKLVRDENGNLIKTKTLPPSIKKKFTADEDYILALAVKKQFYRDLYQIDPDTGTNLISNEDSPTAIARRNMTMDPNHVPGNEPSFNDFRVNDRRGPVAREFFKSFADANVSHSENAWRDRFRKFLLTFGVDHYIEYFEQETNAGRKPEPMKNLTNRPRRKAGITPGNYNSAIKRQRAYSISKAVHDQNSNISNAAVVAAANAASGDNTDTHSTPSYPIPENELLDEETMNFISNLKNDLSKLESNNSGNNNNLPFEYSPEIAEAIRNDFDNEGKEFDNIDPDTIKFPPEIATIDLFLPIFFQFGSTRNFLEKVENVIKRDYEPSQAEKLVEDLCDEAGVRRGFSTSILTALSGDLMIFPRYFLNMFKNNVNPPLNVPGIWTHEDDAMLSSNDSEDLRHLEKKHGAARIAIRRRFVERDLV